A single region of the Anticarsia gemmatalis isolate Benzon Research Colony breed Stoneville strain chromosome 11, ilAntGemm2 primary, whole genome shotgun sequence genome encodes:
- the LOC142976495 gene encoding uncharacterized protein LOC142976495, translating to MRGISIPITESRQRLLLDGTIKHIFVAVQFITLKANGKQYLVKDGYTYYKKDAMKHGYRWKCTTGCGSYLIRAHNGTIKKVYEKHKHAKPKLLKLDDGKYLKCEINNIESQRQAASYEKWIHVL from the exons ATGCGAGGAATAAGTATACCTATTACGGAGTCGCGGCAAAGACTACTACTGGACGGTActatcaaacatatttttgttgcagTACAATTCATCACACTGAAAGCAAATGGAAAACAGTATCTAGTGAAAGATGGTTATACATACTATAAGAAGGACGCTATGAAACATGGTTATAGATGGAAATGCACTACTGGATGTGGCTCCTACCTGATCAGGGCCCATAATGGAACTATCAAGAAGGTTTATGAGAAACACAAACATGCCAAACCGAAATTACTTAAGTTGGATGACGGCAAATATTTGAAGTG TGAAATTAATAACATTGAAAGCCAACGGCAAGCAGCATCTTATGAAAAATGGATACACGTACTATAA